One Huiozyma naganishii CBS 8797 chromosome 4, complete genome genomic region harbors:
- the DRS2 gene encoding aminophospholipid-translocating P4-type ATPase DRS2 (similar to Saccharomyces cerevisiae DRS2 (YAL026C); ancestral locus Anc_7.72) — MADNRPDPDQTQDTLFDVDFMDLDNHDHSAASGTPLSGVFNSAHRDEEVRRPKHGLPEETIDLDADDNVENDINPFDDEASGDWNLDRVNSYQPELINTRLKRGVFSRAFNGIKNTFTFKRSPTSPSQSYEMRQYNAVTTNEANEDYASSRNKFNIKILFNRYILRKNVSADGTLAEPRIIELNDRTTNQSIHYIDNHISTTKYNAATFVPKFLFQEFSKYANLFFLCTSCIQQVPHVSPTNRYTTIGTLCVVLLVSAMKEIVEDIKRASSDKELNKSKARIYSEAQSDFVEKRWIDIKVGDIIKVNSEEPVPADLILLSSSEPEGLCYIETANLDGETNLKIKQPRVETNKFIDSRSLLGLKGKVVSEHPNSSLYTYEGTLILNGHDIPLSPEQMILRGATLRNTGWIFGLVIFTGHETKLMRNATATPIKRTAVERVINMQIIALFGVLIVLILISSIGNVIQSSAGAKHMPYLYLEGKSKTALFFKDFLTFWILFSNLVPISLFVTVELIKYYQAFMISSDLDLYYEPTDTPAVVRTSSLVEELGQIEYIFSDKTGTLTRNVMEFKSCSIAGRCYIENIPEDKKATMEDGIEVGFRSFEDLKSRLSNTSDEESTVIENFLTLLATCHTVIPEFQSNGSIKYQAASPDEGALVQGGADLGFKFIIRRPSSVTVLVEETSEERTYELLNICEFNSTRKRMSSIFRMPDGSIKLFCKGADTVILERLDRNSNIYVDATLRHLEDYASEGLRTLCLATRDVSEQEYQEWSKIYEAAATTLDDRAAKLDQAAELIENNLFLVGATAIEDKLQDDVPETIHTLQEAGIKIWVLTGDKQETAINIGMSCKLLAEDMNLLVINEETKEDTRNNMAEKIKALSENKLSQHDLNTLALIIDGTSLSYALESDLEDYFLAIGKLCKAVICCRVSPLQKALVVKMVKRKTSSLLLAIGDGANDVSMIQAAHVGVGISGMEGMQAARSADVAVGQFKFLKKLLIVHGLWSYQRISVAILYSFYKNTAFYMTQFWYVFANAFSGQSIMESWTLSLYNVFFTVLPPFVLGVFDQFINSRLLERYPQLYKLGQRGQFFSVSIFWGWIINGFYHSAVVFVSTILIYRYGSALNMHGVTADNWTWGVTVYTVSIIVVLGKAALVTNQWTKFTLIAIPGSFVFWLVFFPIYGSVFPYANISREYFGVVSHAYRSGAFWLSLLVLPILALMRDFVYKYYKRMYDPESYHLVQEMQKYNITDNRPHLQHFQDAIRKVRQVQRMRKQRGFAFSQAEEGGQEKIIRMYDTTQKRGKYGELHDASADPFADSASPVENVPMRELAPEPLPDNPFVDDSTIRHA, encoded by the coding sequence ATGGCTGATAACCGACCCGATCCTGATCAAACGCAGGATACCCTCTTTGATGTTGACTTCATGGATCTGGATAACCATGATCATTCAGCTGCAAGTGGAACACCTCTATCTGGAGTTTTTAACAGTGCTCATAGAGATGAAGAGGTGAGAAGACCAAAACATGGTCTCCCGGAGGAAACCATTGATTTGGATGCTGACGATaatgttgaaaatgatATTAATCCGTTCGATGATGAAGCATCTGGCGATTGGAACCTTGACAGGGTTAATTCGTACCAACCAGAGCTGATTAACACAAGACTGAAACGTGGCGTCTTTTCAAGAGCATTCAATGGTATCAAAAATACCTTCACGTTCAAAAGGAGCCCTACATCACCCTCTCAGAGTTATGAGATGAGACAATACAATGCTGTAACCACTAACGAGGCAAACGAGGACTATGCAAGCTCAAGGAATAAATTTAACATCAAGATATTGTTCAATCGGTACATTTTGAGGAAAAACGTTTCAGCGGATGGTACTTTAGCTGAACCAAGAATCATTGAATTGAATGATAGGACCACGAATCAATCAATACACTACATAGATAATCATATTTCCACGACGAAGTACAATGCAGCCACTTTTGTGCCAAAAtttctgtttcaagaaTTCTCCAAATATGCcaatttgttctttctttgcaCTTCTTGTATCCAGCAAGTGCCTCACGTTTCTCCCACGAATAGATATACTACCATCGGTACGCTGTGTGTTGTTTTGCTTGTTTCTGCGATGAAAgaaattgttgaagatatcaaaaGAGCGTCTTCTGATAAAGAgttgaacaaatcaaaAGCCCGCATTTATTCGGAAGCACAGAGTGATTTTGTCGAAAAAAGATGGATTGATATCAAAGTAGGCGACATTATCAAGGTCAATTCAGAGGAACCAGTTCCAGCCGATTTGATTCTGCTGTCTTCTTCTGAACCAGAAGGTCTTTGCTATATAGAGACGGCCAACTTAGACGGTGAAACTAACTTGAAGATAAAACAACCCAGGGTGGAAACTAACAAGTTCATCGATTCAAGATCGCTTTTGGGATTAAAGGGTAAAGTGGTTTCAGAACATCCAAATTCCAGTTTATACACCTATGAAGGAACCTTAATCCTCAATGGTCACGATATCCCGTTGTCTCCAGAACAGATGATTCTGAGAGGTGCCACTTTAAGGAATACTGGCTGGATCTTTGGGTTAGTTATATTTACGGGCCATGAAACAAAGCTAATGCGTAATGCCACTGCGACCCCTATTAAAAGGACCGCTGTCGAAAGAGTTATTAATATGCAGATTATTGCATTGTTTGGTGTTTTGATTGTTTTAATATTGATATCATCGATTGGTAATGTGATTCAAAGTAGCGCAGGCGCCAAACATATGCCCTACTTATATTTGGAAGGTAAAAGTAAGACTGCCTTATTCTTTAAAGATTTTTTGACGTTCTGGATTCTCTTTTCTAATCTGGTACCCATTTCTTTGTTTGTCACGGTTGAACTGATCAAATACTACCAGGCTTTTATGATCAGTTCAGATTTGGACCTATACTATGAACCGACCGACACTCCAGCGGTAGTgagaacttcttctttggtagAAGAACTGGGGCAGATAGAGTATATTTTCAGTGATAAAACTGGGACACTTACTAGAAATGTTATGGAATTCAAGTCATGTTCCATTGCAGGCCGGTGTTATATTGAAAATATACCAGAAGATAAGAAGGCTACAATGGAGGATGGAATCGAGGTTGGGTTTAGGAGTTTTGAAGACCTCAAGTCTCGTTTAAGTAATACTTCCGATGAAGAATCTACTGTGATTGAAAACTTTCTGACTTTATTAGCTACGTGCCACACTGTTATCCCTGAATTCCAAAGCAATGGATCTATAAAGTATCAAGCAGCGTCCCCAGATGAAGGAGCTCTGGTACAAGGGGGTGCTGACCTCGGTTTCAAGTTTATTATTAGAAGACCAAGCTCTGTTACAGTCCTAGTAGAGGAAACTAGCGAAGAAAGAACATACGAGTTACTGAATATTTGCGAGTTTAATTCCACGAGGAAAAGAATGAGCTCTATTTTCAGGATGCCCGACGGTTCTATCAAGCTGTTTTGCAAAGGGGCAGACACCGTTATTCTCGAAAGGTTGGACAGAAATAGCAACATATATGTGGATGCAACGCTAAGACATCTGGAAGATTACGCCTCTGAAGGGTTGAGAACCTTGTGTTTGGCCACGAGAGATGTCTCAGAGCAGGAATATCAAGAATGGAGCAAGATATATGAAGCGGCAGCAACTACATTAGACGACAGAGCTGCAAAATTAGATCAAGCTGCAGAATTAATTGAAAATAACCTATTTTTGGTGGGTGCCACCGCTATCGAAGATAAGTTGCAAGATGATGTACCTGAAACAATCCACACACTACAGGAAGCTGGAATAAAAATCTGGGTCCTAACTGGGGACAAACAAGAGACGGCCATCAATATTGGGATGAGCTGCAAACTATTAGCGGAGGATATGAACCTTCTGGTCATCAAcgaagaaaccaaagaagacaCAAGGAATAACATGGCTGAGAAAATCAAAGCTTTAAGTGAGAATAAATTATCTCAACATGACTTAAACACTCTGGCTTTGATAATTGACGGTACGTCACTGAGTTACGCTCTTGAAAGTGATTTAGAAGATTACTTTTTGGCTATTGGGAAACTGTGCAAAGCTGTTATATGTTGTCGGGTATCGCCACTTCAAAAGGCGTTAGTTGTTAAGATGGTCAAAAGGAAAACGTCTTCTTTATTACTGGCAATTGGGGATGGTGCTAATGACGTTAGTATGATCCAAGCTGCACATGTTGGTGTTGGTATCAGTGGTATGGAAGGTATGCAGGCAGCACGTTCTGCGGATGTTGCAGTAGGACagttcaagttcttgaaaaagCTATTAATTGTTCACGGGTTATGGTCATATCAAAGAATCTCCGTTGCTATTTTGTATTCtttctacaagaacacGGCATTCTATATGACCCAATTTTGGTACGTGTTTGCAAATGCATTTTCAGGTCAGTCTATCATGGAATCGTGGACGTTGAGTTTGTACAATGTCTTTTTCACTGTGCTACCTCCATTTGTGCTAGGTGTTTTTGATCAGTTTATCAACAGCAGACTATTGGAACGTTACCCACAGTTATACAAGCTGGGTCAAAGAGGACAATTTTTTTCGGTGAGTATATTCTGGGGTTGGATTATTAACGGATTTTACCATTCAGCAGTCGTTTTTGTTAGTACCATTTTGATTTACAGATACGGCAGTGCGTTGAACATGCACGGAGTGACAGCTGATAACTGGACTTGGGGTGTCACGGTATATACCGTTTCAATCATCGTTGTGTTGGGTAAAGCTGCACTTGTAACGAACCAATGGACGAAATTCACACTGATAGCCATCCCCGGATCCTTTGTTTTCTGGTTAGTCTTCTTCCCCATCTACGGATCTGTCTTCCCATATGCAAACATATCCAGAGAGTATTTCGGTGTTGTTTCGCACGCTTACAGGTCAGGTGCATTTTGGCTGTCACTTTTGGTGTTACCGATACTAGCCTTAATGAGAGACTTCGTTTACAAGTACTACAAGAGGATGTATGATCCTGAAAGCTACCATCTAGTTCAAGAGATGCAGAAATATAACATAACCGATAACAGGCCTCATTTACAACATTTTCAGGACGCTATTAGGAAAGTAAGACAGGTGCAAAGAATGAGGAAGCAGAGAGGGTTTGCCTTTTCTCAAGCTGAAGAGGGCGGCCAAGAAAAGATCATACGGATGTATGATACTACCCAAAAAAGGGGGAAATACGGAGAGTTGCACGATGCATCTGCTGATCCATTTGCTGACAGTGCTTCTCCAGTTGAAAATGTTCCCATGAGGGAACTAGCTCCCGAACCTTTGCCAGATAATCCGTTCGTGGATGACTCAACGATACGCCATGCATAG
- the SAW1 gene encoding DNA-binding protein SAW1 (similar to Saccharomyces cerevisiae YAL027W; ancestral locus Anc_7.70) encodes MAISVATVALDERTTLPLRVFVNRRKLASNVKESTLFETPLLSNNSLVSLKSPKTAIYLSNTDMESMCNAIKDDLLMIVYELMGPQVALSKLRVGQEKSFDSIYSTTEYNHEFIDHHIESITRLGKFKYKLWYKNNWELEIFLNNTLKLSRIRRYMLFRDSILHNAVNEGIHDKKQLLLMRQDSVDISKVPTENDLPLEDLPLEDLPSEDIKPEVNFRYKRMVNLVPCIDIHVLERPRRHKRQV; translated from the coding sequence ATGGCTATTAGTGTTGCCACAGTAGCTCTCGATGAGCGCACGACACTGCCCCTCAGGGTATTTGTCAATAGAAGGAAGTTGGCCAGCAACGTGAAGGAGAGCACGCTCTTCGAAACACCGCTACTGTCAAACAATTCACTCGTGTCTCTGAAATCCCCGAAGACCGCCATATACCTGTCCAACACAGACATGGAGTCCATGTGCAACGCCATCAAGGACGATTTGCTCATGATAGTATACGAGCTTATGGGCCCTCAAGTGGCGCTCTCAAAACTGAGAGTCGGTCAGGAGAAGAGCTTCGATTCCATATATTCGACCACTGAATACAACCACGAATTCATTGACCACCATATCGAAAGCATTACCAGGCTTGGGAAGTTCAAGTACAAGTTGTGGTATAAGAATAATTGGGAGTTGGAgatctttttgaacaacACCCTCAAACTATCCCGTATAAGACGCTACATGCTGTTTCGTGATAGTATACTGCACAACGCTGTTAACGAGGGCATTCATGATAAGAAACAACTGTTGCTGATGAGGCAAGATTCTGTCGACATTTCCAAAGTGCCTACAGAAAATGATCTCCCTTTAGAAGACCTCCCTTTAGAAGACCTCCCTTCAGAGGATATCAAGCCCGAGGTCAACTTTAGGTACAAGCGAATGGTGAATTTGGTTCCTTGCATAGATATACACGTCCTTGAGAGACCAAGACGGCACAAGAGACAAGTCTGA